One window of the Pempheris klunzingeri isolate RE-2024b chromosome 10, fPemKlu1.hap1, whole genome shotgun sequence genome contains the following:
- the gpr143 gene encoding G-protein coupled receptor 143, whose amino-acid sequence MASPRLETFCCPNRDAATEFVVSFQPVLFGALSLGSAALSLLFAVLQVLPKRKGYRRVGQYPLPRPASSSRILFIISICDILGCTGIIVRSSIWLGLPNVIEHISVANSTDVWPEVFCVGSAMWIQLFFSASFWWTFCYAVDVFLVVKTSAGISTIVLYHMITWGLAVLLCAEGVAMLYYPSISDCERGLQHAIPHYVTTYAPMLLVLVANPVFFSRTVSAVTSLLKGRQGIYTENERRLANDIKIRFFKIMLVFFICWVPNIINESLLFYLEMQTDINDSSFRDVRNAALTTWFIMGILNPMQAFLNTLAFHGWTGFDVDLSLQRRRELPWDSVSTSVPNAAGHNGMVGSTLLYQGHVQEVKKNMNGNGQHHSDAISVLSEGSETSTIEIHISSEQQEYDDVDADGESLENSVRH is encoded by the exons ATGGCATCCCCTCGGCTGGAGACCTTCTGCTGCCCGAACCGGGACGCGGCCACGGAGTTCGTGGTCTCCTTCCAGCCCGTCCTGTTCGGGGCTCTGAGCCTGGGCAGCGCGGCGCTCAGCCTCCTCTTCGCCGTTTTACAGGTTCTGCCGAAACGCAAAGGCTACAGGAGAGTGGGACAGTATCCGCTGCCGAGGCCCGCGTCCTCCTCACGGATATTGTTCATCATCAGCATCTGCGACATACTGGGATGCACAG GTATCATTGTAAGGTCATCCATCTGGCTGGGCCTGCCCAACGTCATTGAGCACATCTCAGTGGCCAACAGCACTGATGTCTGGCCAGAGGTCTTCTGTGTTGGCAGCGCG atgtGGATCCAGTTGTTTTTCAGCGCCTCTTTTTGGTGGACCTTTTGTTATGCTGTTGACGTCTTCCTGGTGGtgaaaacatctgcaggaaTCAG CACCATTGTCCTCTACCACATGATTACGTGGGGTCTGGCTGTGCTGTTGTGCGCTGAAGGAGTGGCCATGCTCTATTACCCATCCATCTCTGA cTGTGAGCGAGGCCTTCAGCACGCCATCCCTCACTATGTCACCACGTACGCCCCGATGCTGCTCGTCCTCGTGGCCAATCCCGTCTTCTTCAGTCGGACCGTATCTGCAG TGACGTCTTTACTGAAAGGACGACAAGGAATCTACACAGAAAATGAGAGGCGGCTGGCAAATGACATCAAAATACGCTTCTTCAAAATAATGCTGGTGTTCTTTATTTG CTGGGTTCCCAACATCATCAATGAGAGCCTCCTCTTCTACCTggagatgcagacagacatCAATGACAGCAGTTTCAGGGATGTCAGAAACGCTGCTCTCACCACATGGTTCATCATg GGTATTTTAAACCCCATGCAAGCTTTTCTCAACACCTTGGCCTTTCACGGCTGGACGGGCTTCGATGTCGACCTCAGCCTGCAGCGGAGGAGGGAGCTGCCCTGGGACTCGGTCTCTACGTCAGTGCCCAACGCCGCGGGCCACAATGGCATGGTGGGATCTACTCTGCTCTACCAGGGTCACGTCCAGGAAGTCAAGAAGAACATGAATGGCAACGGGCAGCACCACTCCGACGCCATCAGTGTCCTCTCAGAAG GTTCAGAGACTAGTACAATTGAAATCCACATTTCCAGTGAGCAGCAGGAGTATGACGACGTAGACGCTGACGGAGAATCCTTGGAGAACTCTGTGAGGCACTAG
- the LOC139208458 gene encoding ankyrin repeat and SOCS box protein 9-like: MSAGHKETLRDTTCQSGTAVFLSNPLMSDVESDWSPIHDAAFNGRVLALQKLIAQGTCVNLSTLDQVSPLHGACMQGNLACAKLLMENGANVNRLTVDGQTPLSEACARGHVTCALLLLQHGACPLGTSQYSSPIHRAAAKGHTECIEPLVQYGADVDQYIDQSGFPLHAACSNQHPSTVGKLLQLGASVNSSVSGETSLHIAARLSSPELVSVLLDHGADRSLRNSEGKQPLDLAPPNSLVERLLRQAGGASPLMQLCRLCIRKTVGKQRLGGIHNLHLPTEVKHYLLYQSDPVGALMP, translated from the exons ATGTCTGCTGGTCACAAAGAGACTCTGCGAGACACTACATGTCAAAGTGgaactgctgtttttttgtcaaaccCTTTGATGAGTG ATGTCGAATCAGACTGGTCTCCAATCCACGATGCTGCCTTTAACGGACGTGTCCTCGCTCTGCAAAAACTCATTGCTCAG GGTACATGTGTAAACCTCAGCACTCTGGACCAGGTCTCTCCTCTGCACGGAGCCTGTATGCAAGGCAACCTGGCGTGCGCCAAGCTTCTGATGGAAAATGGGGCAAAC GTAAACAGATTAACAGTGGATGGACAGACTCCCCTATCAGAGGCTTGCGCCCGGGGCCACGTGACCTGCGCACTGCTGCTCCTTCAACATGGAGCCTGTCCCCTGGGAACCAGCCAGTACAGCTCTCCAATTCACAGGGCGGCAGCAAAAG GTCACACAGAGTGCATCGAGCCTCTCGTTCAGTACGGTGCGGATGTGGATCAGTATATCGACCAATCAGGGTTCCCTCTCCACGCTGCCTGCTCCAATCAGCATCCGAGCACTGTGGGGAAACTGCTTCAACTTG GAGCCAGTGTGAACAGCAGCGTGTCTGGTGAAACGTCGCTGCACATCGCCGCCCGTCTGTCCAGCCCTGAGTTGGTGTCTGTCCTGCTGGACCACGGGGCCGATCGCTCCCTCAGGAACTCAGAGGGCAAACAGCCACTGGACCTCGCGCCTCCCAACAGCCTGGTGGAGAGGCTGCTGAGACAAGCAGGAG GAGCGTCTCCTCTAATGCAGCTGTGCCGGCTGTGCATCAGGAAAACTGTGGGCAAGCAGAGACTGGGTGGGATTCACAACCTTCACCTCCCTACAGAGGTGAAGCACTATCTTCTCTACCAGTCAGACCCAGTGGGAGCTCTAATGCCCTGA